The Rhea pennata isolate bPtePen1 chromosome 5, bPtePen1.pri, whole genome shotgun sequence nucleotide sequence GGCTCTCGCCCCACAGCCTGTGCCTCCTGGTTCCATCTCCCATGGCTGGCACCCCACAGCCCTATGGCTGGCACCCCATGGCCAGTACCCCACGGCAAGCACCCCCTAGCCATACCTGCCGGCTATGGCCCCAGTACCCCCAGGCGGCCCTCCTGCACCCCTCACCCCATGCCGGCTCTGTGCCCACAGGAGGGCAGCTGAGGTGGCACCAGGgcaccgggccgggccgcgggtGCCAGGAGGCACCCGAGCGCAGGGGCGCAGCGCCATCCTGGAGAAGTTTGGAGGGTGAGGGGTGCAGAATGTGGGCGGCAGCGTGGGGGCCAGCAGGGAGCCAAAGGAAGGCACAAGGCACCACCAGGGAGCCACTGGGGGGCAACACTGGCCAATGGGGAGGTGACTGGGGGGGAGCACTGGGCCAATGGAGGGTCACCTGGGGGCAACAGTTGGCCAATGGGGAATCACTGGGGGGCGGAACAGGCCAATGGGGAGCTATGTGGGGGGGGCTATGGGCCAATGGGGAGAGGTATGGGGGAGCCATAGGCCATTTGGGAGATAATGGGGGAGCATGGGCCAACGGGGAGCCCCTGGGGGGGGGAATGAGCcaatggggggggggtgcagagGGACTGTGGGCCAATGAGGAGCCCCTGGGGAGGGCcagagggggagaagggagccAATGTGGTGGGACGGGGGGAGCCATGGGCCAATGGGGATATTAGGGGAGCAGTGGGCTGGTGGGGAGGGTCACGGGTCCCGCAGCGCCTggccccacggcgccgccgccccaggGCAGCCACAGGCCCTGCCCCCCACCTGAAGCGCACAGGGGGTGCCAACACGGTGAAGGCCATGCTGCTGGAGTGGTGCCGTGCCAGGACCCGCAGCTACGAGGTAGGCGGGTggcgtggggccggggcggggggcggcgcaGGGCCCAGCCCAGCCTTGACATCCCCacgtgttccccccccccacatgcACACCCCGATGACAGCACGTCGACATCCAGAACTTTTCGGGGAGCTGGGGCACGGGCCTGGCCTTCTGTGCCCTCATCCACAGCTTCTTCCCCGACGCCTTTGACTACGCCAGCCTGGCGCCCCACAACCGCCGCGAGAACTTCACCCTGGCCTTCACCACTGCACAGTGAGTGCCACCCTCGCCCCCCAGCCTGGCCCCCGGCTGCCCTCCTCCACCCAGCCCCACAGTGCTCGCCCAACAGCTGCCTCTGCCACAGGGAGCGGGCCGACTGCGCCCCGCTGCTGGAGGTGGACgacatggtgaggctgaagGTGCCCGATGCCAAGTGCGTTTACACCTACGTGCAGGAGCTCTACCgcagccttgtggccaaggGGCTGGTGAAGACCAAGAAGCGCtgatggggggaggggggaggcttCCAGTGTTCCCACCGACACCCTGGACTGGCCAGTGGTGGGCGCCCCCCACCTCAGTGCCCTTCGCCCCCCAATAAAGGCTTGCTTACCCATTGCAGCATGCCCCATTCATGGCGAGGGGAATAACTTTATTTCTTGGCTTGTGTTGTGGGGAGAGGCCCTCAGCGCTGAGGGCCAGCCTGCCCGGGGCAGAGGCCGAGGTGGGGGTACTGGGAGGCTCAGGGGGGAGCGACGGCAGGACGCCGCTCACTGTGGAGGCAGGTGTGCTCCTCCGCCTGGCGCCGGAAGAGCTGGGGATCGGCAGCCAACTCACGGGCCAGGTCCTCCCGCAGCACCCGCTGGGGGTCCAGGCTgtccaccagcagcaggaggtCCTGGAGCACTGCAGGAATTGGGGGGGCATCAGCATGGCAGCAGGAAGGGGTAGGGGGGAGCACCCCACCATCCACGCACTGGGCATCCCCCAGCACGCAATACCCACCCTGTAGGGCACGGGTGGTGGGTGCCCAGTGCTTGGCGCTGGTGAGGGGCTGGCACACGCGGCCCTCCCGGTCCACGCCAGGGTGGTAGATTGGGGTCCGGAAGGTGACGCAGGGGGGCACCATGGGATGATGCGGGGAAAAGGAGAGCTCGAAGCGGAAGGCGCCAGCGTTGTAGGGGGGGTTGTTCTGCCGCAGGAACGGGGACACCTCAGCCCCACACCTTGCCCTGGCCCAGGCAGTGCAAGGGGGGGTCTGGGAGGGGGGATGCAGCCCTGGTACCCAGTGCCCCCCAGAGGGCGCCCCCTTCCCTCAGCCCAGCTGACCCCAGGGTCCCCCCTCTGTGCCCTCCCTCACCTCAGGAGACCCCACCCAGAGCCACCTGGAGGCAGAAAGCCTCCACCCTGTGCCCCAGCCCACCCCACAGGGTCTCCCCACCCAGTGTCCCCGGGGGGCAGACCCTCACCAAGCACCTCACTCCCAGGATCCTCCCAACCCCAGAAACCCCAAATtgcccccccagtgcccccccagACCACCCGCCAGCATCTCCCAACCCATGCCGCCGGCACAGCCCCAAGGTCTTGCCCAAGGGGAACCTCCAACTTAGTGATCTGAGCCCACCAAAGAGCCTGGAGCCTGCCCAGTCTCCCTCCAGGGAAAGCCCCCCCAGTGCCCCTTGCcccccccagggctgccccagaCTCCTGTCCAGGGAATGTCTCACCCAGCGCCCCCAGCCCATCCCAGACCCCCCAGTGCCCCAAccacccccaggaccccccggccctcccccggcgcccccgccccgcactcacgggcagcagcagcccctgccagcGCAGCAGGTTGCCCCCCAGCGGCACCAGCTCGCACACCCCGCCCCACCGCTGCGCCTCCCCCAGCTCCTGCGGACAGCACGCGTCACGGGGCGGGGCCTCCTCGGGGGCACGCCCCCCGGGCGGGGCCTCTCCCATCCCCGCCCCCGGGGGCGTGGCGTTGCCACCTCGccccgcctccccgcccccgcggcgcggcgcggtcccgccgccggggcggccccgtCGGGGAACCGAAACTGGAATTCACTGCCCCTCGGGCGGGGCTCGGCaccggcccccggcccggcaccTGCCCCCTGCGACTGCCACCGGCACCCCCCACCTCGGTACTGCCGATCCCGGCACGCCAGTACCGGCACCCCTGCACGCCGGTACTGTCCACCCCCCGCATGCCTGCACCCCGCTACCGTCCCCCCCGCCCAGGATGCCTGCACGCCGGTACTGTCCACCCCCCCCCGCATGCCTGCACCCCGCTActgtccccccgccccgcatGCCTGCACGCCGGTACTGTCACTCCCCGCACCCCTGCATAGCACCCCTCAACCCCAGCACTGACATTCCCGGCACCCTCGTACCAgcacccccccagccccagcactgtCCCCCACCTGCGCGCCTGGCACCTCGGTACTGCCCCCCCCTGCATGTTCGCATCCCGGTACTGTCACACCCAGCCTCGGTACTGGCACCCCCGCACTCTGGTACCGGCGCCCCCGCACCCCGGTGCTGTCCCCCCCCGCACCTCGCTACCTGCACCCCTCAGGCCGCTACTAGCACTGGGATGCCCCAGTGGCGGTACCACTGCACTCGCCAGTTCAGCACCGCCGAACCGACCCCGAAGTCCCGGAGCGAGCACCCCGGGGCCCTGCTGCGcctgccccccggcgccccccggcgcccTCCGCCCACCTTGGCGAGCCTCCTGCTCCCGGCCATGGCCCGTCCAGAGTGCagcccccgctcccccccgccgccaccACTCCTCCCCAGGACAGGACTCTGAGCAGGCCACGCCCCCGGAGGGGTGGGGCGGGGTCTAACGACTCTAGCCCCTCCCTGAGctgggggggggcggccggcaCCCAGGCCTTTGGGCTCCCTGGGGGTCATAGACAGGAGGTGGCGGGGTTGAGGTGCTAGACATGCCTTCAGGCTCCCTGGGGGTCATAGAGATATGCGGGTTGAGGGGCTAGACATGCCTTTGGGCTCCTCAGGGGACCACAGTGATCAGGGGTGTGAGGCTAGAGGTCTTCTTTTCCCTGGGGCCTGCAGAGGTAGATGTTGGGGGACTAGATGTACCCTTGATCTATCTCCCTGTGAGCCATAGATTTGGAGGAAGAGACACTGAGGACCAGACATACCCTTGGCCACCCTGGGGCCGTCAAGGTTGGAACTGAGAGGCCAGACGTGCCTCAGGTAGCCCTGAGCCCTGTAGCTCCAGCGGGTTGAAGTCCAAGGGCTCACTCcagccccagggctgcagaaAGGTGGGCTGAGGGGAACGTGCTcgcacccccctcccccaggcTGGGGAAGCTGGGCAGTTACAGGCCCATGTGCCCCACACCTCACCAGGGCCCAGAACTGTCCAATGTGTGGGGTGGGAGGGCAGTTAGGGGTCTTATTCCCCCAAACACCATACCTGGGACCACAGAGTAGGGGTTGAGTAGCCTAATCACACATCTCCCTGGGGAAAGGGCAGGGGAAAGGGGGACTAGGCAGGCTGGGAGTCAGCAGGGAAAACTTGGGGCTGCTTATTCTCACCTCTGCTCAGTAGTGCCCCCCAGGTGCTCCCAGGAGCCCCCTCACATGGGTCccattccccctccccccccccccgcccagagTGTTGTTTTGCAGTGCGAGGTTGTTGACCCAGCTGTTGGCCTGGCTTCTGCTCTGGGCCTGTGCTATGCCACCCTCAGAGGGCTGGGAGGCTAGACGTGTGCTGCCCCCAGGTAGTTGCTGGAGAAAGGTGGAGGAGGGCTAGAGCCCCCCAGGTCACCCCTGGGGTGCCACATCACCCGGGTCTCCCTCCAAGTCTCTTGGGGATCATAGAGACAAGGATGGGGAGCTCGACCTGGAGACTGAGTGGCTAAACTACCCCTTGTCACCACACGGCTCATAGAGATGGGGCAGTTGGGGGGCTAGAGTGCCCCACTCCACCAGTCCTGGAGGATGCCTGCTTGGGTAGGGGTCCTCCCACCTCCAGCACCCAGAGCTGAGCAGTGGAGGGAGGGCCAGGCTGGGCAATGTGAGGGACTGGAAGGGGAGGGGCACCCTGATTTGGGCACTTCCTCCTGACCACCCCTCAGCCTTGCCCAGAGCCCTCCCCCCTCTCcatgctgccagcacagctgaTTTACAGGAAGCCTTAGTGGACACCCACCCTCCTTAATCTTTAACCACATCAGGCGGAGTCCAGCCAGTTCCCCTCTGCACCCGGGTGGACACACAGGGACATGACCTGCCGCTGGGCACTGAGGTGGGCCCAGGGgtcctctgcctcctcctgcccctggCCCAACCTCCttggaaggaggagggggacaCTGGGGCCAGGGAGCTGGGGTTGCTAAGCCCCAAGGGGTGGTACTGGGCCCCCCGGGGTGCCCAGCCAGGCCCTGACCTGTGTTGCCTGCCAGGACACCCAACATGAAGCTGTACCTGCTCCTAGTGTGCTTGGCTGCTGTGGCCGCAGCATCCGTCACCCCGGTAAGTGCTGCCTGTGGGCATGGAGGCACCCTGGGGACCCTGGCTTGCCCTCGTCAGGAGCCCTCTGCCTGCCCTCACCCAGGTCTCTGCTCCCAGGGCCCCCTGCTTGCCCTCACCTGGGTCTCTGCACCCAGGGCTCCCTGGAGCACCCTCACCCCGGTCTCTGCACCCAGGGGCCTGTGCTGGAGTCTTCTCCCCGAAAGCTGACACTGACCAAACTGCAGCTGGTGCAAGTGGTACCACCTCCTGCTGACCACCCAAGTGCAGAGGGGAGTGTGGGGACAACGAGCCCACCCCAGCTCGGGACTGATGCCCATCCTGAAGTAGTGCCCAGTTTGGCTGCAACGCTCAACATCACGGAGAGTCCCAGTCTGGGCACAGAGGGGGACGCAGGGACCGTGAGCCCACCTCTGCCCAGAACCAATGCCCACTCTGAAAAGATGCCCAGGTTGACTGCAGCCCTCAACGTTGTGGAGGGTGCCAGCCTGGACACAGAAGTGGCCACGGGGCCAGCAAGCAcccgccccagccccacagagccCAAGGATGTTGGCACACCCCCACCAGCCAACAGGACCATGGCAACACCTGTGCCCATGACCATGGAGTGGTCCACCAGCACCCCAGGCACAACCGCCCCACTGTGCCCAGGGGATGAGGAGCCAGTTGAAGCCTGTGAGGCACCCACGGGGGCACAGACAGCTGCGGTGGCCGAAGCACTGAGCACCTTCGCCCTGCGGTTCTACCAGCGGATGGCAGAGGCTGCTAAGCCTGGCTCCAACCTGCTCTTCTCACCCATCAACGTGGCCTTGGGGCTGTCACACCTCCTGCTGGGTGAGGAGGAGGGCAATGCCAGGGGCACTGCTGCGAGCGCTGTGATGGGTATTGCTATGGGCACTGCTGTGGGCATGACTCTGTGCATGTGATGGGCGATGCTAGGGACGCTGTGATGGGCACTGCTATGGGCACTGCGGCAAGCCCCACGATGGGCACTGCTATGGGCACTGCTacgggcactgctagggtgaCCATGGTGGGCATTGCCATGAGGCGCTGCTGTGGGCACTGCCATGGGCATTGCTATGGGCACCTCAGCAGGCACGCTTGCAGGCATCCATGCAAGGGACTCCGGCGCACAGCCACCGTGGGAGCTGCATGCCACGGACGCGCACTGCTGTAGTGTGTGCACCCCACCGCCACAAGGCTGGGTGTGCACAGACAGCTGTGACACATGCACCCAAGCCCATGCAAAGGCAGCGGGTGCTGAGCCCAGCCTGTGCCTGCAGGCGCCCGTGGCGAGACCCAGGAGCGCCTGGGCGCTGTCTTGGCCTACCCACCAGAGCTGTCCTGCGTGCACCGCTCCCTCCGGCAGCTCACCAAGTCCCCGGGCCTCCTGTCCGCCTCGCAGATCTTCCACCACAAAGGTGAGCCCTGCCCAGGATGCACGCCCGGGTGTGCCCCTGGGGTGGGatggggaaaccgaggcaggGGCTGATGCACCACCCATGGCAGAGCTGCACCTCACCCCCCGTTTCCTGAATGAGTCGTGGCGCTTCTACGAGGCCCGGCCCCGGGTGCTGAGTGGCAACGAGAGCCTCGACCTGCAGCGCATCAACAAGTGGGTACACAAGGCCACCCAGGGGCACCTGTCACGCCTCCTCGAGGAGCTGCCTGCTGACCCCCGCCTGGTGCTTCTCAGCGCTGTCTACTTCCAGGGTAGGGCCTGGCCTGCCACCCTGGGATCCACTTTGGGAATCGGCCCTGGGATCTGCCCTGGAACTGGCTCTGGGGATTGGCTCTGGGACCTGCTGTGGGACCCATCCTGGGATCTGCCCCTGGGGATCTGCTCTGGGAATTGGCTTTAGGATTAGCCCTGGGACCTGCTCTGGGGATTGTCCCTGGGATCTGCCCTGAGACTGGCTCTGGGATCTGCCCCTGGGGAATCTGCTCTGGGAATTGGCTTTAGGATTAGCCCTGGGACCTGTTCTGGGGACTGTCCCTGGGATCTGCCCTGGGACTGGCCCTGGTATATGCCCTTGAGGTTGGCCCTGAGATATGCTCTGGGATCTGCCCCGGGCTTTCCCTGAGTGCAGCACTGGGCTCTGTGCTTGGTGGGCCACAGTCCACGTGTGGCCGGTGTCCCTGGTGGGGCAGGTGTCCTGTGGCACTCCTAAGCGCCGGGCCACCCTGGCGCCCTGGCGGGTGCCCCGGCAGCCACCCTGTCCCTGCAGCCAAGTGGAAGACGCCGTTCAAGGCCAAGGACACAATTCTGCAGAACTTCCAGCGCCGTGGGCGCCTGCCCGTTCTTGTCCCCACCATGACGAGCAAGAAGTACCCCATGTCCTCGTTCAGTGAGCCCAGCCTGCAGGCCCAGGTACGGCCTCATTTCTTGCAGAGCCCGGCAGCAGCCATGCTGCCTTGCGACCTCATTGCCTCTGCAGCCAAGCAGCAGCCATGCTGGGGTCTGACCTCGCTTCCTGCAGAGCCCCACGGCGGGGCTCGCTCCTCGCGGCCCCCGCAGCGGCCGTGCCCGGCCGCCCCTCGCGGAGCCGCGCGCTGCTCCCCGGGGACGCCGGCGCTGAAGTCGTTCCCTCCTGCAGGTGGGGCGGCTCCAGCTAAGCCAGGGCCTGAGCCTGGTGGTGGTGCTGCCGCTGGGCGCCCCGGAGGCGCTGGATGCTCTGGAGCAGGCGCTTAGCCCCGCTGCCTTCCTCGCCCTCCTGCGCAAGGCAACTGCCATCCCACCCCGGGCCACCGTGCTGGCCCTGCCCCGCTTCCGCCTCGACGTTGCCCAGGACGTTGTGGCCGTCGTCCATGAGATGGGTAAGGATGAGGGCCCTGCACCAAGGCGCCTGCTGCTGGCATCGTAGCCTGTGAGTGGCCATTACTTCCTGCAAGGGGCTTGGTGGCGTGACGTCACTTGCTGTGCAAGAGCTGATGCGGGGTTACATCACACCCTGGGCAGGAAGTGATGTCCCCTCCAGGAGGAGGCTGGCACCTCCTGGGCCCTTCCCCCTACATGGCCCCGTGCAGGTGCCCCCTCCCATGTCCCCAGTGCCCACCATGTCCCCATCCTCCCCAGGGCCCTGGTGGCCCTTGGTGGCCCATA carries:
- the UBE2L6 gene encoding ubiquitin/ISG15-conjugating enzyme E2 L6 isoform X2; this encodes MAGSRRLAKELGEAQRWGGVCELVPLGGNLLRWQGLLLPNNPPYNAGAFRFELSFSPHHPMVPPCVTFRTPIYHPGVDREGRVCQPLTSAKHWAPTTRALQVLQDLLLLVDSLDPQRVLREDLARELAADPQLFRRQAEEHTCLHSERRPAVAPP
- the UBE2L6 gene encoding ubiquitin/ISG15-conjugating enzyme E2 L6 isoform X3, translating into MAGSRRLAKNNPPYNAGAFRFELSFSPHHPMVPPCVTFRTPIYHPGVDREGRVCQPLTSAKHWAPTTRALQVLQDLLLLVDSLDPQRVLREDLARELAADPQLFRRQAEEHTCLHSERRPAVAPP
- the UBE2L6 gene encoding ubiquitin/ISG15-conjugating enzyme E2 L6 isoform X1, giving the protein MGEAPPGGRAPEEAPPRDACCPQELGEAQRWGGVCELVPLGGNLLRWQGLLLPNNPPYNAGAFRFELSFSPHHPMVPPCVTFRTPIYHPGVDREGRVCQPLTSAKHWAPTTRALQVLQDLLLLVDSLDPQRVLREDLARELAADPQLFRRQAEEHTCLHSERRPAVAPP
- the SERPING1 gene encoding plasma protease C1 inhibitor isoform X3 codes for the protein MTCRWALRTPNMKLYLLLVCLAAVAAASVTPGPVLESSPRKLTLTKLQLVQVVPPPADHPSAEGSVGTTSPPQLGTDAHPEVVPSLAATLNITESPSLGTEGDAGTVSPPLPRTNAHSEKMPRLTAALNVVEGASLDTEVATGPASTRPSPTEPKDVGTPPPANRTMATPVPMTMEWSTSTPGTTAPLCPGDEEPVEACEAPTGAQTAAVAEALSTFALRFYQRMAEAAKPGSNLLFSPINVALGLSHLLLGARGETQERLGAVLAYPPELSCVHRSLRQLTKSPGLLSASQIFHHKELHLTPRFLNESWRFYEARPRVLSGNESLDLQRINKWVHKATQGHLSRLLEELPADPRLVLLSAVYFQAKWKTPFKAKDTILQNFQRRGRLPVLVPTMTSKKYPMSSFSEPSLQAQVGRLQLSQGLSLVVVLPLGAPEALDALEQALSPAAFLALLRKATAIPPRATVLALPRFRLDVAQDVVAVVHEMDYGLFLDAELCGLARGEAVAVDTARHRAVLALDESGVEAAGAMATSLARIAHVFEALRPFLFVLWDDTRGFPLFMGRLSDPQP
- the SERPING1 gene encoding plasma protease C1 inhibitor isoform X1; amino-acid sequence: MTCRWALRTPNMKLYLLLVCLAAVAAASVTPGSLEHPHPGLCTQGPVLESSPRKLTLTKLQLVQVVPPPADHPSAEGSVGTTSPPQLGTDAHPEVVPSLAATLNITESPSLGTEGDAGTVSPPLPRTNAHSEKMPRLTAALNVVEGASLDTEVATGPASTRPSPTEPKDVGTPPPANRTMATPVPMTMEWSTSTPGTTAPLCPGDEEPVEACEAPTGAQTAAVAEALSTFALRFYQRMAEAAKPGSNLLFSPINVALGLSHLLLGARGETQERLGAVLAYPPELSCVHRSLRQLTKSPGLLSASQIFHHKELHLTPRFLNESWRFYEARPRVLSGNESLDLQRINKWVHKATQGHLSRLLEELPADPRLVLLSAVYFQAKWKTPFKAKDTILQNFQRRGRLPVLVPTMTSKKYPMSSFSEPSLQAQVGRLQLSQGLSLVVVLPLGAPEALDALEQALSPAAFLALLRKATAIPPRATVLALPRFRLDVAQDVVAVVHEMDYGLFLDAELCGLARGEAVAVDTARHRAVLALDESGVEAAGAMATSLARIAHVFEALRPFLFVLWDDTRGFPLFMGRLSDPQP
- the SERPING1 gene encoding plasma protease C1 inhibitor isoform X5, which produces MTCRWALRTPNMKLYLLLVCLAAVAAASVTPGSLEHPHPGLCTQGPVLESSPRKLTLTKLQLVQVVPPPADHPSAEGSVGTTSPPQLGTDAHPEVVPSLAATLNITESPSLGTEGDAGTVSPPLPRTNAHSEKMPRLTAALNVVEGASLDTEVATGPASTRPSPTEPKDVGTPPPANRTMATPVPMTMEWSTSTPGTTAPLCPGDEEPVEACARGETQERLGAVLAYPPELSCVHRSLRQLTKSPGLLSASQIFHHKELHLTPRFLNESWRFYEARPRVLSGNESLDLQRINKWVHKATQGHLSRLLEELPADPRLVLLSAVYFQAKWKTPFKAKDTILQNFQRRGRLPVLVPTMTSKKYPMSSFSEPSLQAQVGRLQLSQGLSLVVVLPLGAPEALDALEQALSPAAFLALLRKATAIPPRATVLALPRFRLDVAQDVVAVVHEMDYGLFLDAELCGLARGEAVAVDTARHRAVLALDESGVEAAGAMATSLARIAHVFEALRPFLFVLWDDTRGFPLFMGRLSDPQP
- the SERPING1 gene encoding plasma protease C1 inhibitor isoform X2, with product MKLYLLLVCLAAVAAASVTPGSLEHPHPGLCTQGPVLESSPRKLTLTKLQLVQVVPPPADHPSAEGSVGTTSPPQLGTDAHPEVVPSLAATLNITESPSLGTEGDAGTVSPPLPRTNAHSEKMPRLTAALNVVEGASLDTEVATGPASTRPSPTEPKDVGTPPPANRTMATPVPMTMEWSTSTPGTTAPLCPGDEEPVEACEAPTGAQTAAVAEALSTFALRFYQRMAEAAKPGSNLLFSPINVALGLSHLLLGARGETQERLGAVLAYPPELSCVHRSLRQLTKSPGLLSASQIFHHKELHLTPRFLNESWRFYEARPRVLSGNESLDLQRINKWVHKATQGHLSRLLEELPADPRLVLLSAVYFQAKWKTPFKAKDTILQNFQRRGRLPVLVPTMTSKKYPMSSFSEPSLQAQVGRLQLSQGLSLVVVLPLGAPEALDALEQALSPAAFLALLRKATAIPPRATVLALPRFRLDVAQDVVAVVHEMDYGLFLDAELCGLARGEAVAVDTARHRAVLALDESGVEAAGAMATSLARIAHVFEALRPFLFVLWDDTRGFPLFMGRLSDPQP
- the SERPING1 gene encoding plasma protease C1 inhibitor isoform X4; its protein translation is MKLYLLLVCLAAVAAASVTPGPVLESSPRKLTLTKLQLVQVVPPPADHPSAEGSVGTTSPPQLGTDAHPEVVPSLAATLNITESPSLGTEGDAGTVSPPLPRTNAHSEKMPRLTAALNVVEGASLDTEVATGPASTRPSPTEPKDVGTPPPANRTMATPVPMTMEWSTSTPGTTAPLCPGDEEPVEACEAPTGAQTAAVAEALSTFALRFYQRMAEAAKPGSNLLFSPINVALGLSHLLLGARGETQERLGAVLAYPPELSCVHRSLRQLTKSPGLLSASQIFHHKELHLTPRFLNESWRFYEARPRVLSGNESLDLQRINKWVHKATQGHLSRLLEELPADPRLVLLSAVYFQAKWKTPFKAKDTILQNFQRRGRLPVLVPTMTSKKYPMSSFSEPSLQAQVGRLQLSQGLSLVVVLPLGAPEALDALEQALSPAAFLALLRKATAIPPRATVLALPRFRLDVAQDVVAVVHEMDYGLFLDAELCGLARGEAVAVDTARHRAVLALDESGVEAAGAMATSLARIAHVFEALRPFLFVLWDDTRGFPLFMGRLSDPQP